Within Methanococcus voltae, the genomic segment TTATTCCCATTGCTTTGTTTGCTTCTTCATTTATTTCATTCAATATTTTTATTAATTTTTTATTGCTAACTAAGTATAACGCCTCAGAGTCAAGATTTATGATAGTTTTTTCTTGTTCAAATCCAAAGCCTTCTAAAATATTATTTAAACTTTTTTGAGCGCCCAATATTATTTTAGTAAACTCCTCAGCTTCTTCTTTTGTTAATTCATGATTAGGAGCTTTTTTGTAAACGTATTCATCAGCTTCTATTAAATCGTAAGCAGCTTTTTTGAGTTCTACTATGTTAATAATACCTGCTTTTGCATCTTTATGGGTCTTTTCGGCATTTTTGGTGTTCGCATTGTCACCATTTTCAGCACCATTTTTATTACCCGTACCTTGTTTTTTAATTTCTATCAATTTCTCTTGTTCCAATTTTGAAATTGACTCTATTGATTTTTTAAGTAATTCTTGTGAATTTCTAAGTTGTTTATCCATTTTATCATCCATTAGTATATTATTTTAATATTATTCTATTTTATCTTAATTTATATTTTATCTTAATTTATTAATTATTAATCTACTATTTTATCTTAATTTTTATTTTTATGTTCATTTTCCAATTTTTCCAATTCTTTTGCCAATAATACTAAAAATACACCTATATCTGTTACAACACCAATTGCTTGAGATGTTCCCCTATCCATTAATTTTGTAACGGTTGCAGGTAATATATCTACACACACGGTTTTTACGGACGAAGGCATTAAATTACCCGTAGCTATTGAATGCAAGAGCGTTGCCATCATAATAACCATTTTTTTGTCCATGACCATATTTCTCATGATATCCTGAGCTTCCACGGAATCAGTGACTACATCAGGGAGTGGTCCATCATCCCTTATACTTCCTGCTAATATATAAGGTACATCATTGTTTACACATTCGTACATTATACCTTTTGTAAGTATACCTTGTTCCACAGCATTTTTTATGCTTCCTGCTTTGTTTACGTCGTTTATTGCGTAAATATGGTGTTTATGTCCCCCTACAACAGGATTTGCAGATTCAATGTTAATACCTAATGAAGTGCCATACAATACGCTCTCTATATCATGTGTTGCGAGTGCATTACCTGCTAAAAGACCTTGAACGTATCCCATTTCTACTAATTTAGCTAGAGCTTCCCCTCCACCTGTGTGTATGATTGCAGGACCGCCGACTATTGCAATACCGCCTTCATTTTTACCTTCTTTTAAGTTCTTTTGATATTCTTGTTTAATCTCAAACATTTCCTTTGCAATTTTTCTAATTATGGCTTCCTTTGGTTTTTCGGAAGAAACTTCGGAATTCATAAATTCGAATAATTGACCTGCTTCTCTTGGCTTTTCAGGAGGTACGATTCTAATACCGCTATGACCCACTACAACATAGTCTCCGACTTTAATTTTTCGTATAACCTTTGTTTCAGCGGTTTTCGTAACTGGGTCTACGGTTATTACTGCATCCATTTTTGGATGTTGTACTTCAATCCACTCGCCATTTAATTTAACAAAAGTCTGGTGATTTGTTGTGGAGTAAAACCCTTTAGGTAAACACTGGTCTTTTTCAGCTTGTTTTAAATTAACATCTTGAACTTCAGGGATATCTGCACCAATGTTTTGTAATTCTTCCAATATATTCTCAAGGTGCTGTTGACTCTCATTTGAGATAATTAAAAGTTTTGCATAGGACGGATCAGTTTTTTCTTTTCCTATATCAAATTCTAAAACTTTATAATCTCCACCCAATTCCAAAGTGGTGTCGAAAACTTTTGTCATAATCATACTATCTACAATGTGCCCTTTTAATTCAATTTCACGCATAAACATTATTTCACCGAATTTTTGTTTTTAAAACCTTTAACCGTGTTATTATTCAGTATACTTATATTTTAAATCTTATATTTTAAATTTGTATTTTATCATACTTGGGAATTATTTGTAATTACCACTAACTTTAAAAATATATATTTTATATTCTTTTTATGTGCTAAATTATATAAAGATTTTTGGAAATGAGATGTACTGAAGAAATTAGTCTTGTATATTAATATAAAAATAATATAAAAATAATCTAAAATTAAAAAAAGAATAAATGAATAAATAAAAAAAAGAATAAAAATTAAAGATTTATAAGTTTTTAACAATTGTTTCAGCTACGCTTTTACCATCTAACTTGTAGTAGGTTAACAATTCACTTGCAGGTCCTGATTTACCGAATGTATCGTTTATACCGATTCTTAAAACTCTTTTATTGAGACCTTTTGAAGAAACAACTTCTGAAACAGCTCCACCTAAACCGCCGATTACGTTGTGGTCTTCTAAAGTTACGATTATATCTTTTGCAAATGATATTGCAACTTCGTCAATAGGTTTTATTGAAGTCATGGATACTACTTCAGCGCTTATTCCTTCGTTGCTTAAGTATTCTGATGCTTTTAAAGCTTCTGGGACTACTTCACCGGTTGCGATAATTGTTATATCGGTTCCTTCTTTTAATTTTCTTGCTTTTCCTAATTCGAATTTTGCATCTTCTTCGTTATTGAATATAAGTTCGGTGTTTCCTCTTGGCATCCTTACATAAACTGGTCCTTCGTAATTTGCACACCATTTGATAACGCTTTTAGCTTCGTAGTAGTCTGCAGGTGCTAAAACTACCATGTTTGGTATAACTCTCATAATTGCCAAATCTTCGGTCATTTGGTGGGAAGCTCCATCTTCACCTACTGTTATACCACTGTGGGTTGCACATACTTTTACATTTAATTTAGGGTATGCTATTGAGTTTCTTATTTGTTCCCAAGCCCTACCTGTTGCAAACATTGCAAATGTAGATGCAAAAACGGTTTTTCCAGTTCTTGCAAGACCTGCGGACATTCCAATCATGTTTTGCTCTGCAATACCTGCATTGAAAAATCTTTCAGGGTATTTTTTTGAGAAAAGGGCGGTTTTTGTAGAACCGGATAAATCTGCATCTAAAACTACAATATTTTCATTTTTTTCGCCCAATTCAACTAATGTTTCACCGTAGGCTTCTCTCATTGCCTTTTTAACTCCATTCATTATTTCACCGTTAGTTTAACGTATATTTAACGTATACTTGATTACACTAGAATATAATGTTATTTTTCCATTCAACTATTATTTTGAAATTAAATTTGATTAAATTTGATTAAATTTTGAAATTTGCAGAAGCTCTTAAATCTTGAACAGCTTTTACAACGTCATCTTTTCCATAGATTGCTGATGCAGCAACTAAAGCGTCAGCTCCTGATTCAACAACTTTAGGTGCGGTAGTTGTATTTATTCCACCATCTACGAATATTTTTGTATCGTATCCTTCTGTAAGTATTAAATTTTTTAATTTGTCAATCTTTTTTAACATTGGGTTTATGAATGATTGACCTGAAAATCCTGGCTCTACGGTCATTATAAGTACTCCGTATAAGTTTTCAAGTACATATTCGATATTTGTAAGACCTGTGGATGGATTTAGTGCCACTATTGGCTTTGCACCGTGATCTGCTATCAAATCTACTGTTCTAAATAAATATTTTGTAGATTCTGCGTGAAATGAAATCATATCTGAAGCTTCGGCTATTTTTGGGATAAATATGTCCGGATTTTCAACCATTAGGTGAACATCTATATCTGTTCCATGGGTAATATCTTTTAAATATTCAGGTACTTTTAAACCCATACTTAAGTTAGGTACAAAGTGACCATCCATAATATCAACGTGGAAAAAGTCAACTTTCGCTTCTTCTGCCTTTCTTACTTCTTCTGCCATATGTCCGTAGTTAGCAGACAATATTGAAGCTCCAATCATAACCATTTAATCACCATTAATCATAAACTCGATAATTTACTCATAAATATAAATGTAAATAATAAATCCAATATTGATAAATAACAGATGTTTATTAATTAATAAATTAATTTAATTACTATTTATCAAATATTATTTTAATTATTCTTAGTTTTTTATATTATGTTTAATTTAATAATTTATTTTTATTTACGGTATTTTACGATATTTTATATTTACGATATTTGCCATATTTTACGATATTTTATATTTATTTAATTGATTAATTGCTTAATTACTTAATTACTTAATTACTTAATTCGTTTAAAGCTTGCTCTAATTCTTCCGCATTTGGTGCTTTTCCGTGGAATCCTACGTTATTTTCCATGAATGAAACGCCTTTTCCTTTAATTGTGTTTGCAATTATTGCAGTAGGTTTTCCATTTTTAAGTGCTTTTGCAGTTTCTACGGTTTCAATGATTGCTTTGTAATCGTGACCATCAATTTCAAAAGTATTCCAACCGAAAGCGTCGAATTTAGCTTTAACGTCACCTAAACACATTACATCTTCAGTACATCCATCGATTTGTAACTTGTTTCTGTCAACGATTGCTACTAAATTGTCTAATTTATAGTGGTGTGCAGCCATTGCAGCTTCCCATACTTGACCTTCTTGGCATTCTCCGTCGCCTAAAAGTGTAAAAACGTTGTTATCATATTTATCTAATCTACAACCGAGTGCAGTACCCACTGATGCTGAAAATCCTTGACCCAATGAACCGGTGTTTGCCTCAATTCCTGGTATGTCAATTGTAGGGTGACCTTGCAAAAGAGCTCCAACTTGCCTAAGGTTCCATAATTCATTCTCTGAAAAATAGTTTAAACTTGCTAATGTAGCATAAACTGCAGGGCATGCGTGACCTTTACTTAAAATAAATCTGTCTCTATTTGGCATTTTAGGATTTGTTGCATCCTGGTTCATGATTTCGTAGTAGAGTGTAGCCACTATATCAATAGCGGATAATGACCCACCAGGGTGTCCTGAATTAGCTTTTGCTATCATTTTTACAATATTGTATCTTAATTTTTTTGTTATTTGGGTTAACTCTTGGATTTTTTGTTCCATGGTTTTATCGTTTTTATCGTTTGTACTCATAATTACACCATTTTATTTGCGTATAATTGCATATGATTTGTATATACTGTTTACATGATATTTAACATTAAATAATATTTTATAATTCATTTAATTCATTACTTATTTATATATTTGGAATATGGTTAAAATTAAAATAATAATTTTGTTTTGTTTTGATTTATTTTTATTATATATTCTCATATTATATTATTACAATCCTATAATTTATACTATACAATTGAACAAAATATTAGCAATGTATTTAACAATTTATCATAGTATATTTCAATTAAGGATTATATTTAAATACTTAATTAGAATATTTGATGTTAACGAATACATAAAAAAATACAAATTAATTGATACATACAGATTTTAATTATATTATCAGTATCATTATGTAATTATAAATACAATCGAAACTATAGATAAATATGTAGATGTTGATACAAATTTGTATAGCTATTTGTAGGGATATTTGTATAGATATAAGCATATATTTTTGCAAATGCGATTTATACAAGAATGAAGTATTGAAATCTACAGAATTATATAAATAATTTGTAACACATTATATTATTGAATTATAAATTATTAAAATAAATTAAAAAGAAAAGTAATATCAAAAAATTATCACATATTTATACTACGGTGAAAGAATGAAATTAATAGCTTGGTTAGATGAACTAACAAATGAAGATGTAGATATAGCGGGTGGAAAAGGTGCCTCATTAGGTGAAATGTGGAATGCAAAATTACCAGTACCTCCTGCATTTGTTACTACGGCAGACGCATACAGATATTTCATTGAAGAAACTAACTTAAAAAACACTATTAAACACATTCTCGAAGGTTTAGATGTAAACGATTCAAAAAAATTAATAAAAGCTTCCGAAGATGTTAGAAAAGCTATTGAAACGGTAGAAATGCCTGAAGACTTAAAATTAAGTGTTATCGAATCATACAACAAATTAGGCGATGGCGAAGATATCTTTGTAGCAGTTAGAAGTTCAGCTACTGCGGAAGATTTACCAGACGCAAGTTTTGCAGGTCAGCAAGAAACATTTTTAAACATGAAGGGTAATGAAGAAGTTTTCGACGCAGTTAGAAAATGTTACTCATCATTATTCACGCCGAGAGCTATTTTTTACAGAGAACAGAAAGGATTTGACCACTTTGAAGTGGCTTTATGTGCAGTAGTTCAAAAAATGGCTGATGCAGATGAAGCAGGTGTTATGTTCACAGTTAACCCAATTAACCAAAATCACGACCAGATGGTTATTGAAGCAGCTTGGGGATACGGTGAAGGTGTTGTTAGCGGTACAGTTAGCCCAGACACTTACTTAATAGCAAAAGAAGCTGAAAAAGTAACTGACATAAATGTTGCAAGTAAAGACACAATGTTTATTAAAAATGCAGAAGGTAAAACCGAAGAAATAGAAACCCCTGCTGAAAAAGTAAACGCTCAAGTTTTAGATGAAGCTAAAATAGTAAAACTTGCACAAGTTGGTAAATTAATTGAAAAACACTATGCTCAACCTATGGATATTGAATGGGTTTACGAAGGCGACGAATTATACATGGTTCAAGCTAGACCTATTACAACATTAGACAAAGGCGGAAAGAATGGAAAAACAGCATCAGAAGAGCAATACGATGCTGAAATCTTAATGAAAGGTATTGGTGCTTCACCAGGTACAATGTCTGGAGACGTTAAATTAATCTTAGACCTTGACCAAATCGGAGATGTTGTAGAAGGAGACATCTTAGTAACAAAAATGACCACACCTGACATGGTTCCAGGAATGAAAAAAGCTGCGGCAATTGTTACCGATGATGGGGGTTTAACCTGTCACGCTGCAATTATTTCAAGAGAATTGGGCACACCTTGTGTAGTAGGAACTAAAAAAGCAACTCAACTTTTGAAAAACGGTGAAACCGTAACTGTTGACGGTGAAAAAGGTATCGTATACGCGGGTGCAATTGCTAAAAAACAAAATGGTGCTGAACAATCTCAACAACAAGTTGTTTACGAAGGAGCCCCAATAATCACAGCTACAGACATCAAAGTAAATGTAAGTATGCCTGAAGTAGCTGAAAGAGCTGCTGCGACCGGTGCTGATGGTGTTGGTTTATTAAGAGCTGAACACATGATTTTAGGAACTGGTGTTCACCCAAGTAAAATATTGAACGAACAAGGTTCAGAAGCACTCGTTGAAGTATTCATGGAAGGAATTAGGAAAGTAGCAGACGCATTCTACCCAAGACCTGTTACATACAGAACTTTAGATGCTCCAACCGATGAATTTATGGGTTTAGAAGGTGGACAAGATGAACCACACGAACAAAACCCAATGATGGGATGGAGAGGTATCAGAAGAGGATTAGACCAACCTGAAATCTTAAGTTGCGAATTAAAAGCAATTAAAAGACTTAGAGAAGATGGATACAGAAACTTAAACATTATGATACCACTCGTTACAAACGTTGACGAAATCAGAAAAGTTAAAGAAATAGGTAAAGAAGTAGGTTTAAACATGAGAACAGACATCGAGTTTGGTATCATGGTTGAAACACCTGCAGCTGCTTTAATCATTGAAGATATTGTAAAAGAAGGCGTAGATTTCGTTAGTTTCGGTACCAACGACTTAACACAATATGTTATTGCAATTGATAGAAACAACGAGTTTGTGGCTAAATACTACATGGAAAACCACCCTGCAGTTTTAAAACTAATCGAGCAAGTTATAAAAGTTTGTAGGGAAAACGATGTTAAAACATCAGTTTGTGGACAAGCTGGAAGTAGACCTGCAATCGTTGAAAAATTAGTTGAATGGGGTATCACAAGTATTTCCTCAAACATCGATGCTGTAAAAACCATTAGAAGCGTAGTAGCAAGAACAGAGCAAAAAATAATTTTAGATTCAATTAGAAATTCAAAAAAATAAATAAAAAAATAATATTTGATATATAATATACAATATCAAATATTAATCTAAATTAATCTAAAATCTACATTTTCTTTTTTAATTATTTATATTAATTTTATTAACTTTATTAACAATTAATACGTACTTATATTCAATTATTATTAATATTTAGGCATATAATAGCTATTTTTAAAGTTTTTTAAATTTTTATTGAGCATATGGCTTTATAATTACTATAAAAGGATATAATTATGTCAAACTATATATATTACAAATTAAATAATGAATAAAAATAAATAACTAAAAATAATATAATTAAAAATTAAAAATTAAAATAATGATATAATATTGATAAATAAAGATATAATAACGATGAAAAATAAAAGGTACGAAAATGAAATTATCCGGAATAAAGAATAAAATAATAAGTAATGATGAATCAGAGCTTTTTACTAAGGTTGTAATTGGCGGTACTTTTGATATAATTCATAAAGGGCATGAAAAATTACTTAAATATGGTTCGAAATTTGGTAAACTTTATATAGGAATTACGAGTGACGAGTACCTTAAAAAATACGAAAAATACAAAAAACACGATATTAATCCACTGGTTATTAGGATTAAGAAATTAGAAACATTCCTTACGGAA encodes:
- a CDS encoding DUF2100 domain-containing protein; this encodes MDKQLRNSQELLKKSIESISKLEQEKLIEIKKQGTGNKNGAENGDNANTKNAEKTHKDAKAGIINIVELKKAAYDLIEADEYVYKKAPNHELTKEEAEEFTKIILGAQKSLNNILEGFGFEQEKTIINLDSEALYLVSNKKLIKILNEINEEANKAMGITLKTNLNIISTEGVLEPEDMLIINPKMPEKALKGIEKKCSITKENIQKIIDNKKPTKVFVVVKEGDKADELILNRAEALYDAKKLPLEELQVL
- a CDS encoding TIGR00300 family protein, with the protein product MFMREIELKGHIVDSMIMTKVFDTTLELGGDYKVLEFDIGKEKTDPSYAKLLIISNESQQHLENILEELQNIGADIPEVQDVNLKQAEKDQCLPKGFYSTTNHQTFVKLNGEWIEVQHPKMDAVITVDPVTKTAETKVIRKIKVGDYVVVGHSGIRIVPPEKPREAGQLFEFMNSEVSSEKPKEAIIRKIAKEMFEIKQEYQKNLKEGKNEGGIAIVGGPAIIHTGGGEALAKLVEMGYVQGLLAGNALATHDIESVLYGTSLGINIESANPVVGGHKHHIYAINDVNKAGSIKNAVEQGILTKGIMYECVNNDVPYILAGSIRDDGPLPDVVTDSVEAQDIMRNMVMDKKMVIMMATLLHSIATGNLMPSSVKTVCVDILPATVTKLMDRGTSQAIGVVTDIGVFLVLLAKELEKLENEHKNKN
- a CDS encoding transketolase family protein — encoded protein: MNGVKKAMREAYGETLVELGEKNENIVVLDADLSGSTKTALFSKKYPERFFNAGIAEQNMIGMSAGLARTGKTVFASTFAMFATGRAWEQIRNSIAYPKLNVKVCATHSGITVGEDGASHQMTEDLAIMRVIPNMVVLAPADYYEAKSVIKWCANYEGPVYVRMPRGNTELIFNNEEDAKFELGKARKLKEGTDITIIATGEVVPEALKASEYLSNEGISAEVVSMTSIKPIDEVAISFAKDIIVTLEDHNVIGGLGGAVSEVVSSKGLNKRVLRIGINDTFGKSGPASELLTYYKLDGKSVAETIVKNL
- the rpe gene encoding ribulose-phosphate 3-epimerase, yielding MVMIGASILSANYGHMAEEVRKAEEAKVDFFHVDIMDGHFVPNLSMGLKVPEYLKDITHGTDIDVHLMVENPDIFIPKIAEASDMISFHAESTKYLFRTVDLIADHGAKPIVALNPSTGLTNIEYVLENLYGVLIMTVEPGFSGQSFINPMLKKIDKLKNLILTEGYDTKIFVDGGINTTTAPKVVESGADALVAASAIYGKDDVVKAVQDLRASANFKI
- a CDS encoding transketolase, whose amino-acid sequence is MEQKIQELTQITKKLRYNIVKMIAKANSGHPGGSLSAIDIVATLYYEIMNQDATNPKMPNRDRFILSKGHACPAVYATLASLNYFSENELWNLRQVGALLQGHPTIDIPGIEANTGSLGQGFSASVGTALGCRLDKYDNNVFTLLGDGECQEGQVWEAAMAAHHYKLDNLVAIVDRNKLQIDGCTEDVMCLGDVKAKFDAFGWNTFEIDGHDYKAIIETVETAKALKNGKPTAIIANTIKGKGVSFMENNVGFHGKAPNAEELEQALNELSN
- the ppsA gene encoding phosphoenolpyruvate synthase; protein product: MKLIAWLDELTNEDVDIAGGKGASLGEMWNAKLPVPPAFVTTADAYRYFIEETNLKNTIKHILEGLDVNDSKKLIKASEDVRKAIETVEMPEDLKLSVIESYNKLGDGEDIFVAVRSSATAEDLPDASFAGQQETFLNMKGNEEVFDAVRKCYSSLFTPRAIFYREQKGFDHFEVALCAVVQKMADADEAGVMFTVNPINQNHDQMVIEAAWGYGEGVVSGTVSPDTYLIAKEAEKVTDINVASKDTMFIKNAEGKTEEIETPAEKVNAQVLDEAKIVKLAQVGKLIEKHYAQPMDIEWVYEGDELYMVQARPITTLDKGGKNGKTASEEQYDAEILMKGIGASPGTMSGDVKLILDLDQIGDVVEGDILVTKMTTPDMVPGMKKAAAIVTDDGGLTCHAAIISRELGTPCVVGTKKATQLLKNGETVTVDGEKGIVYAGAIAKKQNGAEQSQQQVVYEGAPIITATDIKVNVSMPEVAERAAATGADGVGLLRAEHMILGTGVHPSKILNEQGSEALVEVFMEGIRKVADAFYPRPVTYRTLDAPTDEFMGLEGGQDEPHEQNPMMGWRGIRRGLDQPEILSCELKAIKRLREDGYRNLNIMIPLVTNVDEIRKVKEIGKEVGLNMRTDIEFGIMVETPAAALIIEDIVKEGVDFVSFGTNDLTQYVIAIDRNNEFVAKYYMENHPAVLKLIEQVIKVCRENDVKTSVCGQAGSRPAIVEKLVEWGITSISSNIDAVKTIRSVVARTEQKIILDSIRNSKK